A genomic window from Paenibacillus sp. FSL K6-0276 includes:
- a CDS encoding polysaccharide deacetylase family protein translates to MSAKAVWKGDINQALCAFTFDDGPSQLPVELWLDVLEEEGAVGTFFFTGEWMDRHPEKARLILSRGHVLAPHTYHHRRMAQVPKAVFLEQLKLTELAYQDATGLPSPNFMRFPYCSYREENLDWLTEWGGYLDIEGVDCGDWAGISAEEIVARVEPTLENGIIVVMHSNDVAKGSPDALRALIRIAKQKGLESVAVPEILGSIGVDVNYRPWKIVVDVPAELDHPVEKWVPLENSKQLTDLSAQTTEWNIPQYTLHFTSEKEWLEHLESPLEEASVTEDRELFTIRQFDGSYWGYVRAGVVDNTLVLLDYAAKEAQADTLVYLLRWAADTSIRLGLTKIEARLNIRKMSEMCRQLGWQSEILEDQ, encoded by the coding sequence ATGTCAGCTAAAGCGGTGTGGAAAGGCGATATCAACCAAGCACTATGCGCGTTTACATTTGATGATGGACCTTCCCAGCTTCCCGTTGAATTGTGGCTTGATGTTTTGGAGGAGGAAGGGGCTGTAGGCACCTTTTTCTTCACTGGGGAATGGATGGATCGGCATCCAGAGAAAGCGAGATTAATCCTCTCACGGGGTCATGTGCTTGCTCCGCATACGTATCATCATCGGCGAATGGCCCAAGTGCCAAAGGCGGTATTCTTAGAGCAGTTGAAGCTGACTGAGCTGGCATATCAGGACGCAACGGGTCTTCCGTCTCCCAACTTCATGCGTTTTCCATACTGCTCCTACCGGGAAGAGAATCTCGATTGGCTGACAGAATGGGGCGGTTATCTGGATATTGAAGGCGTTGATTGCGGAGATTGGGCAGGTATTTCTGCAGAAGAGATCGTTGCCAGAGTTGAACCTACACTTGAAAATGGAATCATTGTAGTCATGCATAGTAATGATGTTGCAAAGGGTTCACCGGATGCTTTGAGAGCACTTATTCGGATCGCCAAGCAAAAAGGCTTGGAAAGTGTCGCCGTACCTGAGATCCTAGGGTCCATTGGCGTAGATGTAAACTACAGACCTTGGAAAATAGTCGTAGACGTTCCTGCGGAGTTAGATCATCCCGTGGAAAAATGGGTGCCTTTAGAAAATAGTAAGCAGCTTACCGATCTCTCGGCCCAGACTACTGAGTGGAACATTCCGCAATATACACTGCATTTCACTTCTGAAAAGGAGTGGCTGGAGCATCTGGAGAGTCCGCTAGAAGAGGCTTCGGTTACAGAGGATCGCGAGTTGTTTACCATACGGCAATTTGATGGCAGCTATTGGGGATATGTACGCGCCGGTGTCGTAGACAATACCCTTGTATTATTAGATTATGCGGCTAAAGAAGCGCAGGCGGATACCTTGGTGTACTTACTTCGCTGGGCTGCGGATACTTCGATCAGACTGGGACTTACCAAGATTGAAGCCAGACTCAATATTCGTAAAATGAGCGAGATGTGCAGACAGTTAGGCTGGCAGTCAGAAATTCTAGAAGATCAATAA
- a CDS encoding 6-phospho-beta-glucosidase: MATNQGLKIAVIGGGSSYTPELVEGFILHYKELPVRELWLVDIEPGLRKLNIVGNLAKRMVEKSGLPIEVHLTTDRRKAIEGADFVSTQMRVGMLDARARDESIPLKYGVIGQETTGPGGMMKALRTIPVILDVCRDIEELAPNAWLLNFTNPAGMVTEAVLKYSNVKSIGLCNAPIGLIKQVSAKYNVAADRVYAEFVGLNHLHWITRIDVEGEDKLDDMLTEGYSAKNVPAREWNPEFLQSLRAVPSYYLKYFYMTDAMLEEQMESFKQGINRAEVVKRVEEELFELYANLELSEKPKQLEQRGGAFYSEAAVNLMRSLHNGSNDIQTLNVANRGILDFLPDDASIEVNCVVTKNGPLPLPLTKIPPMAKGLIHAVKTYEQLAIDAAVTGDRALALQALVHHPLVPSVDVAVRMLDEMLEANKEFLPNFYAN; encoded by the coding sequence TTGGCAACTAATCAAGGATTAAAGATCGCAGTTATCGGTGGGGGTTCTTCGTATACACCCGAATTGGTAGAGGGATTTATTCTTCATTACAAGGAGCTTCCTGTTCGCGAACTATGGCTTGTAGACATTGAGCCTGGACTCCGCAAGCTGAATATCGTTGGAAATCTCGCTAAGCGTATGGTAGAGAAGTCCGGACTTCCGATTGAAGTCCATCTCACTACAGACCGCCGCAAAGCTATCGAAGGCGCGGACTTCGTCAGCACTCAGATGCGTGTCGGCATGCTAGATGCCCGCGCACGTGATGAATCGATTCCTCTTAAATATGGTGTTATTGGTCAAGAAACAACGGGTCCTGGCGGAATGATGAAAGCACTGCGTACGATCCCTGTCATACTGGATGTGTGCCGTGATATTGAAGAGCTGGCTCCTAACGCATGGTTGCTCAATTTCACCAACCCTGCAGGGATGGTCACTGAGGCTGTTCTGAAATACTCCAACGTAAAGAGTATCGGTCTTTGTAATGCACCTATCGGCCTGATCAAGCAAGTATCCGCCAAATATAACGTAGCTGCGGACCGTGTTTATGCCGAATTTGTTGGTCTGAATCACTTACACTGGATTACTCGAATCGACGTTGAAGGTGAAGATAAGCTGGATGATATGCTCACAGAGGGTTACAGTGCCAAGAACGTTCCAGCCCGGGAGTGGAATCCCGAATTCTTACAATCGCTTCGCGCCGTCCCTTCCTACTACTTGAAATATTTCTATATGACGGATGCCATGCTCGAAGAGCAGATGGAATCGTTTAAGCAAGGCATCAACCGTGCTGAGGTCGTGAAACGCGTAGAAGAAGAGCTGTTTGAGCTATACGCTAATCTAGAGCTAAGCGAGAAGCCAAAACAGCTAGAACAACGCGGTGGTGCGTTCTATTCAGAAGCGGCCGTTAATCTCATGAGATCGCTCCATAACGGATCAAATGACATCCAGACCCTGAATGTTGCTAACCGTGGCATACTGGACTTCTTGCCAGATGATGCAAGTATCGAAGTCAACTGTGTCGTCACCAAGAATGGTCCACTGCCTCTACCACTAACCAAGATTCCACCGATGGCCAAGGGACTCATCCATGCGGTCAAAACTTATGAGCAACTAGCTATTGATGCCGCTGTAACCGGTGATCGTGCGCTTGCCCTTCAGGCACTGGTACATCATCCACTCGTTCCATCTGTAGATGTGGCGGTTCGTATGCTGGATGAAATGCTGGAAGCCAATAAAGAGTTCTTGCCGAACTTTTATGCCAACTAA
- a CDS encoding LacI family DNA-binding transcriptional regulator, whose product MKVSIFDVAKKSGLSVVTVSRVLNGAKSVRENNRQKVLDAIKELDYHPNAAARSLASGKTGIIGLIVTTLQDSFFDAVVKELNEILAMHGYFLAISISTGIESDDSHYLIQEDRVDGLILLSPMEEDNYIVELKRRDIPYVLIDNQKPENDTYSITIDNFKGGYTAASHLLELGHTSIAHVCGHEMFRSTRERRSGFIQALQEKGLTPFEIVHGDFDIGVGYDTCKRWLDEGKLPSAVFAGDDNIALGVINALMEAGIRVPEQVAVVGYDDHYIASQLHPHLTTIRQPSDKIGLAAADMLLRRISGKMKRGAGMRIDPEIIVRESTTAK is encoded by the coding sequence AGAAAATAATCGACAAAAGGTACTGGATGCAATCAAAGAGCTGGATTATCACCCCAATGCCGCTGCACGCAGCCTCGCCAGCGGTAAGACTGGCATTATCGGTTTGATTGTCACGACCCTGCAGGATTCCTTTTTTGATGCGGTGGTCAAAGAGCTGAATGAGATCCTAGCGATGCATGGATATTTTTTAGCCATATCCATCTCAACCGGCATTGAATCCGATGATAGCCACTATTTGATTCAGGAGGATCGGGTAGATGGATTGATCTTGCTCTCTCCAATGGAAGAGGACAACTATATTGTTGAATTAAAGCGGCGAGACATCCCTTATGTACTGATCGATAATCAGAAACCGGAGAATGATACTTACTCCATCACAATCGACAACTTTAAGGGAGGCTATACAGCTGCCAGTCATCTGCTAGAGCTCGGACATACGTCCATCGCCCATGTCTGCGGTCACGAAATGTTCCGTAGTACGCGCGAGCGTCGCAGTGGATTTATACAGGCGCTTCAGGAAAAAGGGCTCACCCCGTTCGAGATCGTACATGGCGATTTTGATATCGGTGTGGGGTACGATACCTGCAAGCGTTGGCTAGACGAAGGAAAGCTGCCTTCCGCGGTATTCGCCGGCGATGACAATATCGCCCTTGGGGTCATTAACGCACTGATGGAAGCCGGCATCCGTGTGCCGGAACAGGTAGCTGTGGTCGGCTATGATGATCATTACATTGCTTCACAGCTTCATCCACATCTGACAACGATACGTCAGCCTTCAGATAAAATCGGGCTCGCAGCCGCAGATATGCTGCTCAGACGCATCTCTGGAAAGATGAAACGTGGAGCCGGTATGCGGATTGACCCAGAAATTATTGTGCGTGAATCTACCACAGCCAAGTAG
- a CDS encoding BadF/BadG/BcrA/BcrD ATPase family protein — protein MTYYLGIDGGGTKTYALLSDELGNVLGKGKSGNGNHQTGALEAANSIREATFGALAEAGLRLEDIKHAYLGLAGADREADYAILHPMIREIGFTNYTINCDTMIGLRAGTTRPYGVALICGTGTNSAGRNLQGEHYQCGGFDYMYGDFGGGGALNIEVFRSVIRAWDGREQPTLLTELLLKMLGYEKVAHMFNDFLDHWKQVPVHAARLLFEAAAEGDVVALEILNRQGVELGKSAVAVIHKLGMEQDTFDVVLAGSLLTRGDRGWIREPIEKAVQAAAPQATVVTLATEPVVGAVWSAMDHDGLTLSSEVYEKMRQFQDYESIQQQIRQE, from the coding sequence TTGACTTACTACTTAGGGATCGATGGCGGAGGTACAAAAACCTATGCTCTGCTAAGCGATGAACTTGGTAATGTTCTCGGTAAAGGCAAGAGCGGTAACGGTAACCACCAGACTGGCGCCCTTGAGGCAGCTAACAGCATTCGAGAGGCCACATTCGGAGCACTGGCAGAGGCTGGACTCCGATTGGAAGACATCAAGCACGCCTATCTTGGGCTTGCCGGTGCCGACCGCGAGGCCGATTATGCCATTCTCCATCCTATGATACGCGAGATCGGATTTACCAATTACACCATTAACTGTGACACCATGATCGGACTACGAGCAGGGACGACTCGCCCTTATGGAGTTGCACTAATCTGCGGCACTGGTACCAATTCAGCAGGAAGAAATTTGCAGGGGGAGCACTATCAGTGCGGCGGATTCGACTACATGTACGGTGATTTCGGTGGGGGCGGTGCACTCAACATTGAAGTCTTTCGCTCCGTCATAAGAGCTTGGGATGGACGAGAACAGCCTACCCTCTTGACCGAACTTTTGCTCAAAATGCTAGGTTATGAGAAAGTTGCACATATGTTTAATGATTTCCTCGATCATTGGAAACAGGTGCCTGTGCACGCTGCACGTTTGCTCTTCGAAGCGGCTGCTGAGGGAGATGTCGTAGCCTTAGAGATTCTAAATCGGCAAGGCGTTGAATTAGGAAAATCCGCCGTTGCTGTCATACACAAGCTTGGCATGGAACAAGATACCTTCGATGTGGTTCTGGCGGGAAGTCTGCTAACCCGTGGGGATCGCGGCTGGATTCGCGAACCTATTGAGAAGGCCGTGCAGGCTGCAGCTCCACAAGCAACTGTGGTGACCCTTGCCACAGAGCCTGTAGTAGGTGCCGTATGGTCAGCGATGGATCATGACGGTTTGACTCTTAGTAGTGAAGTCTATGAGAAAATGCGGCAATTTCAAGATTATGAATCTATCCAACAACAAATAAGACAGGAGTGA